A window from Triticum aestivum cultivar Chinese Spring chromosome 6D, IWGSC CS RefSeq v2.1, whole genome shotgun sequence encodes these proteins:
- the LOC123144535 gene encoding protein ORANGE-LIKE, chloroplastic, whose amino-acid sequence MSCLAASSATPPASRPTAQRLFVAVAAPPRWRSVEPHRAVWRSEGPRALTMLRRCSPAGDSRAPGDGSLSSFCIIEGPETIQDFIQMQSQEIQDNIKSRRSKIFLLMEEVRRLRVQQRIRAAESRCSSSEENEMPEMPSTIPFLPYTSPKTMKQLYLTSFSFISGIIIFGGLIAPILELKLGLGGTSYEDFIRNMYLPLQLSQVDPIVASFSGGAVGVISALMLVEVKNVRQQEKNRCTYCHGTGYLPCARCSASKMLLGTKRFSLSTTERCSNCSGAGKVMCPTCLCTGMAMASEHDPRIDPFD is encoded by the exons ATGTCTTGCCTCGCCGCGTCCTCGGCGACGCCGCCAGCGTCAAGGCCTACGGCCCAGCGTCTGTTTGTTGCGGTGGCCGCTCCTCCCCGTTGGCGGTCCGTTGAGCCTCATCGCGCTGTATGGAGGAGTGAAGGCCCCCGGGCTCTAACGATGCTACGGAGGTGCTCTCCCGCCGGCGACTCCAGGGCGCCCGGAGACGGCAGCCTATCCAG TTTTTGCATTATTGAAGGCCCAGAGACAATACAAGACTTCATTCAGATGCAATCACAAGAGATTCAAGACAACATCAAGAGTCGGCGCAGCAAAATATTCCTTTTGATGGAAGAG GTCAGACGACTGCGGGTGCAGCAGCGAATCAGAGCTGCTGAAAGCAGATGTTCCAGCAGTGAAGAAAATGAGATGCCGGAGATGCCATCTACCATTCCGTTTTTGCCTTATACG TCACCAAAGACAATGAAGCAACTCTACCTGACATCATTCTCTTTCATATCTGGGATAATCATTTTTGGTGGCTTAATAGCCCCAATA CTTGAACTGAAATTAGGGCTTGGTGGTACCTCTTATGAAGATTTTATACGGAACATGTATTTACCTCTTCAGTTAAG TCAGGTAGATCCCATAGTGGCGTCCTTTTCAGGTGGTGCAGTTGGTGTAATTTCAGCCTTAATGTTGGTTGAAGTGAAAAATGTGAGGCAGCAAGAAAAGAACAGATGCACATATTGCCATGGGACAG GATACCTGCCATGTGCCCGTTGCTCTGCCAGCAAAATGTTGTTGGGCACCAAACGCTTTTCACTTTCTACAACTGAACGCTGTTCCAATTGTTCAGGAGCTGGGAAG GTGATGTGCCCAACATGCTTGTGCACGGGAATGGCAATGGCAAGTGAGCATGACCCACGTATAGATCCCTTTGACTAA